In Clostridium ljungdahlii DSM 13528, the genomic window TACGAATTCTTGGGATTCTTGTAATTTCATCCATGATAGCTATGCCCGTGGCTGCAGCCCTTCAACTTCACAAAGGATTTAAAATTACATTTTTATTCTCAATAATATTTGGATTTCTAGACATAATGATTGGATTATTTTTATCCTATTATATAAACAGTGCCCCTGGTGGTACTATAGCAATTACTTCAGTTGTGTTGCTTTTAGTTGTTATTATAGGTAAAAGGTTATTCAATAAATAGCTTTCTCTGTTCTCAGATATGTTTAGGTATTTATAAATTTAAATACTTATACATATCTTAAGCTCATTGGTTTACTATTCTTGTAGTATACTTTTCTATATTCTTTCTTATACTTGGCCAGGAACGTTTGCAAAACATTACTTCTACATTATTTCTTCTGGATCTTTCCTTTATTATATTAGCCATATTATGTCCTATATAATCTATAAGCACCAATACCAAATCTGTATTTTCGTGAATTTTTATTTTTCTATCACCTTTTTTTCTTCCTGTAACATGGCCAATTTCATTAAATCCCTTTTCTCTCAATTTATCTTCTATATTCCCAAGTCGGTCTCCCCCTACTACTAAAATACTCATAAATTAATTTCTCCTCAGTTTATAATCGATATTAATTCTCATAATCAATTATAAACTGATATCACTATTTTGTAAACCTTATATTGCGACTAAGCTAAAAACTTTACAAGTTAAAAGCTGTAAAAAATTGCTCATCAAATAGTTTTAATTGATGAGCTTAAAAATGCTATTGCTTTGTAAACTTTATATAGAGCTTCTAACTAAAATTTAAACTTATACATAAAATGTAATTACAAAATTGAAAGCACCTTTAAAAACTTTTCCATAAGTCTTAGCGAGGTATTTTAGAAAATCTTAGGAGTTTAGATATATTTGAGGTACGAGTTTAGCTAAGGTTCTTAGATTTTCAAAATACCGAGCTCTAGACTTATCAAAAGTTTTTATGGTACTAAAATTTGTCATTACATGACCTGTATAAGTTGATTTTTCATTTAGAAACTCTATAAGTTAATTCTCTATTCCAACTCTTGCTGGGACACCTTCAGTATAATAATGCTTTATTTCCTTCATTTCTGTAACTAAATCTGCTCTTTCTATTATTCTCTTATCTGCATATCTTCCAGTTAGTATTACTTCAGTCTTTTCCTGTTTTTTATCTAAAATTTTCAAAACCTCATCTACTGTAAATAGTTCATAAAATATAGCTATA contains:
- a CDS encoding DUF2325 domain-containing protein, producing MSILVVGGDRLGNIEDKLREKGFNEIGHVTGRKKGDRKIKIHENTDLVLVLIDYIGHNMANIIKERSRRNNVEVMFCKRSWPSIRKNIEKYTTRIVNQ